A single genomic interval of Balnearium lithotrophicum harbors:
- a CDS encoding integrase core domain-containing protein — protein RIGFAKVYSTKSSRSGKRFFQELEKFLPFKIEKVQTDNGSEFIGELEDYLKERGIEHYFSYPRSPKTNSHVERFIQTVEKELWMIEGTEPKIDEMNRKLFRYLNFYNFVRPHQGLGYKTPVEKFEEYIKKHQGVHHVLNENRRNLIDFINFD, from the coding sequence AGAATAGGCTTTGCTAAGGTTTATTCTACAAAAAGCAGCAGGAGTGGGAAAAGGTTCTTCCAGGAACTTGAAAAGTTTCTTCCCTTCAAAATAGAAAAGGTTCAAACTGATAACGGAAGTGAGTTTATAGGAGAGTTAGAGGATTACCTTAAGGAGAGGGGAATAGAACACTACTTCAGCTATCCGAGGTCTCCCAAGACCAATTCCCACGTTGAAAGGTTCATACAGACGGTGGAGAAGGAACTGTGGATGATAGAAGGGACTGAGCCGAAAATTGATGAAATGAACAGGAAACTATTTAGGTATCTAAACTTTTACAACTTCGTTAGGCCTCATCAAGGTCTTGGTTATAAGACTCCAGTAGAGAAGTTTGAGGAATATATTAAAAAACACCAGGGTGTCCACCATGTATTGAACGAGAACAGACGAAATCTCATTGATTTTATAAACTTTGATTAA
- a CDS encoding fumarylacetoacetate hydrolase family protein codes for MKVGRFKYGDRTIFGLIRGKEILPLKERRVSELMEGVTPEGEPLSFKDVKFLSPTRPTKIVAVGLNYRAHAEEMGKPIPEEPLIFLKPSTAVISNKMKIVLPKMSNRVDYEGELAVVIGRKCRKVSPEEAKEYILGYSCFNDVTARDLQKKDGQYTRAKSFDTFAPYGPWINTDIDPIGLRIETRVNGEVRQRGNTEDMIFSPFELVSFVSQIMTLLPGDVISTGTPPGVGPLNPDDRVEVEIEGIGTLINYVTLES; via the coding sequence TTGAAGGTAGGAAGGTTTAAGTACGGGGATAGGACAATCTTCGGACTTATAAGGGGAAAGGAGATTCTTCCCTTGAAGGAAAGAAGGGTTTCTGAACTTATGGAGGGTGTTACACCCGAGGGAGAGCCCCTATCCTTTAAGGATGTGAAGTTCCTGTCTCCGACGAGGCCGACAAAAATTGTTGCAGTTGGACTTAACTACAGAGCCCATGCAGAGGAGATGGGAAAACCCATTCCTGAGGAGCCTCTCATTTTCCTCAAACCCTCAACGGCTGTAATATCGAACAAGATGAAGATTGTTCTTCCAAAAATGTCAAATAGAGTTGACTATGAAGGGGAACTTGCCGTAGTTATTGGTAGAAAGTGTAGAAAAGTATCTCCTGAAGAAGCGAAGGAGTACATATTGGGATACTCCTGTTTTAACGATGTAACAGCAAGGGATTTGCAGAAGAAGGACGGCCAATATACGAGGGCAAAGTCCTTTGACACATTTGCTCCTTACGGCCCATGGATTAATACAGATATCGACCCGATAGGACTTAGGATTGAGACGAGAGTTAACGGGGAGGTAAGACAGAGGGGAAACACTGAAGACATGATATTTTCCCCGTTTGAGCTCGTTTCCTTTGTTTCTCAAATCATGACACTCTTACCCGGAGATGTAATCTCGACAGGAACTCCTCCCGGAGTAGGTCCCCTAAATCCTGATGATAGGGTAGAGGTTGAGATTGAGGGGATAGGAACGCTCATTAACTACGTTACTCTTGAGAGCTAA